Proteins encoded by one window of Streptomyces sp. NBC_01477:
- a CDS encoding GntR family transcriptional regulator — MGTTQLESVPEPKYWHLKTVLNDALDSEFEVGEILPNERDLAARFGVARATLRQALEQLELEGRLQRRRGVGTTVAPPRMGVSVGPSANAWPGAGPDAWDTVGCVEAVAPAAIAALLGTGPDQAVHTIRRARVMRGQPVAAELLYVPPASVPGLSADLSPAAHAPAVLRELHALELEGEDRAVELGSARADDAKQLDRLPGAPVLVVTSRYYAGGRVAAASVSTYRADTCRLTFGDAGAFEVTHHQQESRRAS; from the coding sequence GTGGGGACCACGCAGCTCGAATCGGTGCCTGAGCCGAAGTACTGGCACCTCAAGACCGTGCTGAACGACGCCCTCGACTCGGAGTTCGAGGTCGGTGAGATCCTGCCGAACGAGCGCGATCTCGCCGCCCGCTTCGGTGTCGCGCGTGCGACGCTCCGCCAGGCGCTGGAACAGCTGGAGCTGGAAGGCCGGCTCCAGCGCCGCCGCGGTGTCGGCACCACCGTGGCGCCGCCGCGGATGGGCGTGTCCGTCGGCCCCTCGGCCAACGCGTGGCCCGGTGCGGGCCCCGACGCCTGGGACACCGTCGGCTGCGTCGAGGCCGTCGCGCCCGCCGCGATAGCCGCCCTGCTCGGCACCGGTCCCGACCAGGCCGTGCACACCATCCGCAGGGCCCGCGTGATGCGCGGCCAGCCGGTCGCCGCCGAGCTGCTGTACGTACCGCCGGCGTCGGTGCCCGGGCTGTCCGCCGACCTGTCGCCCGCCGCGCACGCGCCCGCCGTCCTGCGCGAGCTGCACGCCCTGGAGCTGGAGGGCGAGGACCGGGCCGTGGAGCTGGGCTCGGCCCGCGCGGACGACGCCAAGCAGCTCGACCGGCTGCCGGGCGCGCCCGTCCTGGTCGTCACCTCGCGCTACTACGCCGGCGGGCGGGTTGCCGCCGCGTCGGTCTCCACCTACCGTGCCGACACCTGCCGGCTGACCTTCGGCGACGCGGGCGCCTTCGAGGTCACCCACCACCAGCAGGAGTCCCGCCGGGCCTCCTGA
- a CDS encoding ROK family protein, translated as MGRLTGGDPSLLRRINSAVVLDALRGAQTPTLTELVQSTGLSRPTVEGVIEGLTESDLVVEVGPEAGDARKQGRPARRFRFHAEAGHLLGIEIGAHQVRVVLSDLSGQLLGSHGRDVDETASADDRLDRVRGTVAELLRKAGVARSTLWAVGVGSPGIVEAHGEVRLSTALPGWTGLPLGERLQRSFRCPVLVENDANVAAVAEHWKGVAVGTDDVVFVLAGLSPGAGSLIGGRLHRGFGGAAGEIGALHLLGRDVTPEHLLSTTDEPLHPLDEPAVERVFALAKRGDAQAKDAVERFLGRLVHDVAALVLAIDPELVVIGGWAAGLDGVLEPLRAELTRYCLRPPTVTLSALGQEAIATGALRLALDHVEEQLFAVEQTSMARR; from the coding sequence GTGGGGCGACTCACCGGCGGGGACCCGTCCCTGCTCAGGCGGATCAACTCCGCGGTCGTCCTCGATGCCCTGCGCGGGGCGCAGACCCCCACCCTGACCGAGCTGGTCCAGAGCACCGGCCTGTCGCGGCCCACCGTCGAGGGCGTCATCGAGGGTCTGACCGAGTCCGACCTGGTGGTGGAGGTCGGCCCGGAGGCCGGTGACGCGCGCAAGCAGGGCAGGCCGGCCCGCCGGTTCCGCTTCCACGCGGAGGCGGGGCATCTGCTGGGCATCGAGATCGGCGCGCACCAGGTGCGGGTGGTGCTGTCCGACCTGAGCGGCCAGCTGCTGGGCTCGCACGGCCGCGACGTCGACGAGACGGCGTCCGCCGACGACCGGCTCGACCGGGTCCGCGGCACCGTCGCGGAGCTGCTGCGCAAGGCCGGGGTGGCGCGCAGCACCCTGTGGGCGGTCGGGGTGGGCAGCCCCGGCATCGTGGAGGCGCACGGCGAGGTCCGGCTGAGCACGGCGCTGCCCGGCTGGACCGGGCTGCCGCTCGGCGAGCGCTTGCAGCGCTCGTTCCGATGTCCGGTTCTCGTGGAGAACGACGCGAATGTCGCCGCGGTGGCCGAGCACTGGAAGGGCGTGGCCGTCGGAACGGACGACGTGGTCTTCGTACTGGCCGGGCTCAGTCCCGGCGCCGGCTCGCTGATCGGCGGGCGGCTGCACCGCGGCTTCGGGGGCGCCGCGGGCGAGATCGGCGCGCTGCACCTGCTGGGCCGCGACGTCACCCCGGAACATCTGCTGTCCACCACCGACGAGCCGCTGCACCCGCTGGACGAGCCCGCCGTCGAACGGGTCTTCGCGCTGGCCAAGCGGGGCGACGCGCAGGCCAAGGACGCGGTCGAGCGGTTCCTGGGCCGGCTGGTGCACGACGTGGCGGCGCTGGTGCTGGCGATCGACCCGGAACTGGTGGTGATCGGCGGCTGGGCGGCGGGCCTCGACGGGGTCCTGGAACCGCTGCGGGCCGAGCTGACCCGCTACTGCCTGCGGCCGCCGACGGTGACGCTGTCGGCGCTGGGCCAGGAGGCCATCGCCACGGGCGCGCTGCGGCTGGCGCTGGACCATGTCGAGGAGCAGCTCTTCGCGGTGGAGCAGACGTCGATGGCGCGCCGCTGA
- the mug gene encoding G/U mismatch-specific DNA glycosylase has product MTPDQLAAARDRTLDDLLADGLRVLFCGINPGLMSACTGHHFARPGNRFWPALHAAGFTPRRFAPAEQEQLLGLGLGVTNVAARATARADELSTEELVEGGRLLAAKVAAHRPAWLAVLGVTAYRVAFADKHAQVGPQERTLGRTRIWALPSPSGLNAHWSPAALAEEFGRLRSAAFGLPRQSG; this is encoded by the coding sequence CTGACGCCGGACCAGCTGGCGGCGGCCCGCGACCGTACGCTCGACGATCTGCTGGCGGACGGCCTGCGGGTGCTCTTCTGCGGCATCAACCCGGGACTCATGTCGGCCTGTACCGGCCACCACTTCGCCCGGCCGGGCAACCGGTTCTGGCCGGCGCTGCACGCCGCGGGCTTCACCCCGCGGCGCTTCGCGCCGGCCGAGCAGGAGCAACTGCTGGGCCTGGGGCTCGGCGTGACCAACGTGGCCGCGCGGGCCACCGCCCGGGCCGACGAGCTGAGCACCGAGGAACTGGTCGAGGGCGGCCGGCTGCTCGCCGCGAAGGTCGCCGCACACCGTCCGGCGTGGCTCGCGGTGCTCGGCGTGACCGCCTACCGGGTGGCCTTCGCGGACAAGCACGCGCAGGTCGGCCCGCAGGAGCGAACCCTCGGCCGGACCAGGATCTGGGCCCTGCCCAGCCCCAGCGGGCTCAACGCGCACTGGTCGCCCGCGGCGCTCGCCGAGGAATTCGGCAGGCTGCGGTCCGCCGCGTTCGGCCTGCCGCGGCAGAGCGGCTGA